Genomic window (Ruminococcus flavefaciens AE3010):
ATCTGTTCTGGTATTTACTGCAACTACTGAGGGCTCTCTTATTATTATACCCTTTCCCCTCATATATACGAGGGTATTAGCAGTGCCGAGATCAATGCCAATATCTTTTGTAAACATTTTGCAGCTCCTTAATCTTTTGCATTATTTCTTTAATACACTTATTTACATTCAAAGTATATTATATCACCAACGGGAAATATGTACAAGATTTTTTTGTCTGTAAATCCCCGAATTCGCCGTTTTTAGTGTAATACGGAAACATAAGCGGGACGAGGTGATAAAAAACTGTCGAAAAGGACGATAAACAGCGATTATTTATCCGGGACTACCTTTGGAGCAGTTTTGATATAAGCATAGATAGCTATAGCTATGAAGATGACCTGTGCAACGCTGATGCTCATTGATACGCCGAATGTGAGTACAAGGATATCGGTGTCGATGAACTTGTCAAGGTTGAGTGCGAAGCTTCTTGAATAGCCCAGCCATGCGAATGAGCCTGAGGCAACATTGCCGAGGACTCCGCCGAGAACACAGGCGCAGATGAGAAGAAGCAAAAAGTAGAGTGTCTTTTTCATAATAATATCTCCATTCTTTTGTTATTCATATTCAAATGCCTGACGAGCCGAAGCCGCCTGCACCGCGCTCTGTTTCCGAGAGCTGGTCGCTGACTTCGATCTCAGGCATCAATATACTTGTTGGTATCAGCTGAGCGATACGCATACCGTGCTCGACTGTAAATGGCTCTTTCCCGTGGTTTATGAGGGGCACGAACCATGCTCCGCGGTAGTCGCTGTCCACCACGCCCACGCAGTTTGCAAGGGAAACGCCGTATTTTGACGAAAGTCCCGAGCGCGGGTAGATAAGCAGGGCAATGTCCTCACGGTCGGGCTCTGCGGTGATACCGAGGGGGATCATTTTTATCTCTCCTGCTTCGATAGTCACGGGAGCGTCCAGACAGGCGCAAAGGTCAAGACCTGCACTGCCGCTTGTTGCCCGAGATGGGATAACAGCCTTTGGGTCAAGCTTTTTGAAGGTAAGTTTCATTATTGTATACCTCTGTAGTATAGTCCGCGGGTGATAGTTCCCTGCGGCTTGCGTCCGCTGAGTGCGGCGCGTATCTCGTCGTCGGTCTCGTCCGAAAGATAAACGACGCCGAAGCTTATATTGCGAAGCTCGTCAGACCTGTCGGTCATGCAGAGCTTATCTGCGTTGAGCACCTCTGCGTAGTCCTTTGTACAGACAACGGGGAGCTCTCTGCCTGTGCGGTCAATGAGCTTTTTTGTACATTTTCCGCAGCCTACTTCATTTTTTATTGGGCAGTTCCTTGTGAGCATAAGGGGAAGTCTGCCGTAAACTACAGCTCCCAGCGGCAGTTCGGTACGAACAGCGGATATCTGCGGGAGAGTAGCCTCCACCGAGAAAATGCAGTCCTCAAGTCCGAGACCGCGGAGATATTCCGCACTGAAGGAGTTGAAAACATTGAGAGTAAAGCTGCCGTGGAGCTTGAATCCCAGCTCCTTTCCAATAGCGATACAGTCGGGAGTGTGGCAGTAAAGCCTGCTTATTCCCATGGTTTTCAGCTGTGTCAGTCTGTCTTTCAGCCCGTCCTCGTCAGTCATGAAGCGTGGCGGCGCGATGATTATCTTGTCACTATCCACGCTGCCGAGCATTTCCTCATTGATGATATTTTCGGGCACTATTATGAACTCCGACATATCCCCAGCGACAAGCGCCTGCTGACGGGTACGGCAGTAGGTCCTCAGGGGCAGCTTCTCTTTTTCAGAGAGTGCCGCTGCCGCAAGCTTTGGAACATAGTCGGAAATAGTATATTTCGGGGTATTCTTTTTGATAATCAGCTCCGTGAGCTTTTCGGTAACAGTTCTGCGGAGCTCGTTGAGCTTTCCTGCGGGGACAATAAGTCCATCGTCCATATCAGCGGTCAGCTTTCCGAAGCTGAACACCGTATCCCCAAGCTTTGAGAGCTGCTTGGCGAGAGTGTCACAGTCAGTGGGGCGGTTAAGCGCCTTTTCGGGGATAGCTCCCTGAGCAGAAGCCGAAACACCGCCGCATACAGCGGTTATGACCACAGGCTGTCCCTCTTTTATGACAGCGTGAAAATCGACTGTATATGCCTTGCCCTCGAAGCGGTAGAGCTCATGTATCTTCGGGATAAGCTCATGGGCGGAGATAACGTCGTCCTTTTCACGGACTCCGAACATATCCTGCCTTTTTTCCGTGAAATAGCCGTCTGTAAAGCCACCGCGGGAGAATACGCCGCGTAGGAGCTTCATATCGGGAGATTCGCCCTCAAGAGCAGCTTTCAGCTCATGTACTGCGGAAGCCACATACTCGGGGCGCTTCATGCGTCCCTCAATTTTGAAGGAGTCAACGCCCATGTCCGCAAGCTCCCGTGCATAGGGGAGCAGGGAAAGGTCTTTCAGCGATAATGCAGCCTTTTCCTTATTGCCAACAGCAGAAAAGGGCAGTCTGCAAGCCTGTCCGCAGCCGCCGCGGTTAGCGGAGCGCGAGCCTATCATCGCCGACATATAGCACTGTCCCGAAACGGACATACACAGCGCACCGTGTACAAAGATCTCTGTTTCTATACCCACACCGCAGATATGGGAAATAGTCTCCCTGTCAAGCTCACGGGCGGGAACAACTCTTGCGTAGCCCAGACCTTTGAGCATAGCAGCACCTGCGGCAGTATGCACTGACATCTGGGTAGAGCCGTGGAGCACAGCGTCGGGAACACAGCGGCGTATAAGCTCCGCACAGCCCCAGTCCTGCACTATAAAGGCGTCAACACCGCATTTTGCGGCAGCCTTTATGTACTCGCAGAAGTCCTGTGCCTCATCGTCTGAGATTATTGTATTCACGGCTAAGTCCAGTTTAGCGCCGTATTTATGGCATAGTTTAGCAGCCTCATCTATCTCCTCGATAGAGAAGTTAGCGGCACTGCTTCGCGCCGAAAAGCGCTTTCCGCCTATGTATACAGCCTGTGCGCCTGCTCTGAGAGCCGCACGGAGAGTTTCCATGCTGCCTGCTGGAGCAAGTATCTCGGTTTGATTCATTAAATGCTGTCGCTGAGCTGCTTGAGCTTGACCATATTCTCAAGCTGGATTATCTTGGATTTGAGCACCTCAATCTCCTTCTGAGCAGCGTCGCGCTCGATGCGTGTCCTGCCAGCCTCGTCAACGTACTCCTTTGTCTGGTCGCGGATATTATCAAGGCGCTGGTTAGCCTTGTTGAGGTCGTCGAGGAGAGCCAGCGACACCATTATGGAAGCAGCATATGGCGAAGAGCCGCTTGCTGCGGTGATCTCATTGATCTTGGTCTCAAGTGCTCTTGCAAGAGCAAAAACGTAGTTAGGAGCTTCTGCGGTCTTGATCTTGTACTCCTTACCGCAGATGATTACTTTTACTTCATTAAGCATTTGTATCGTCCTTTCCGTGGTATATTTTGAACCAACTTACATTATACACTATTTTTCGCAAAAAGGGAAGTGTTTTTTGAAAAATATTTATTTTTAGTGGTTAGTTGCCGGTGATCAGTGTAGGGGCGGTGACTCCCTGTAGTACAGGGAGATGTCAGCAAAGCTGACAGAGGGTCGCGGCTCCTGTTGGGAGATTATCCGCCCGAGGTGTAGGGAACGCCGCCTCGACGTCCCAAGAGTTGCGAGTTGAGAGTTATTGTTGCTGAGATAAATCAGAATTTGTGGCTTTTCGTATAGCAAATATGACACACGCCCCAATCATAACACCGCTCGTATTTAATATTATGTCATCAATATCTGTATGCCTTTCGGGACATAGCAGTTGGGACAGCTCAATAAAGATAATAAAACAAATCCCTGCGAACACTGTTTTTTTGATATTATCAAGCTTGCGAAAACAGATAGGCCATACTATTCCTACTGGTATAAACATTGCTATGTTCCCTATAATATTGATAAGCCATCCATCATATCTGTCAAAGAGAAAAAAGAACGGGATTAAACTTATCATGTCAGACGGTGTCTCTGAAAATCCAATCGTTAGTGTACCTATTTTTCCATCAACAAAATGTAACGGGAAGTATACAAATCTTGCAATAACTACAAGACATATGTATACAAGAAGCATCTGTAGTTCTCGTTTTACCGAAAACTTCTTGAATCTGATCGCAATTATGAATCGCACAATTATCCAAATGAGAGTTATAAAAATAAACATCTGTAGATAGGAAATCTCAATCATAGTCACTGCCTCATCCTTTCTTTAGCAGATAGCTTGATAAATTCCGATTTATCTCAGCAATGTCTGTTATTTACGGGCGGATATTATCCGCCCCTACAAGCTAACGGCTAAAGGCTAATGGCTCAATAGTAGCGTTTCAAGCCGATGACCTTGCCGAGGACTTCCACCTCGTCCACGATGATAGGCTCCATAGTGGGATTCTCGGGCTGGAGACGGTAGTGTCCCTTTTCCTTGAAGAAGCGCTTTACGGTAGCCTCCTCGCGGTCAATGAAAGCAACGACTATATCGCCGTTTTCAGCGTAGTTCACACGCTTGACGATGACAATATCCCCGTCAAGGATACCTGCGTCTATCATGCTCTCGCCGCGTATTTTCAGGGCAAAGAGCTCCTGAGGGTCAATGCCCGGGGCTTCAAAGCCGATGTAGCCTGTGATGTCCTCAACGGCTGTGATAGGCTGTCCTGCGGTAACTGTACCCATTACGGGAACTGATGTAGTGCCGCTGTTTGGCAGACGCAGGGTGCGGTTGAGGTTGCCTGTTTTCTCGATAAGTCCCTCGCGGACGAGAGTTTCTATGTAGCGGTGAGCAGTGGACGTGGACTTGAAGCCCATAGCGTCCATAATCTCCCTGACAGAGGGAGACATACCGTCGCTGAGACGGGATTTTATATAGTTGAATACTGCTATTTCCTTATCCTTGAGCATATTATTTCTCCTCCGAAAGCTTTTTCAGTACCATTTTTGCTATTTTGTAGGCGTCACCGCAGCCGAGAGTGATAACCAGGTCGCCCTCCTGTGCGTTCTCGCAGATATAGTCGCATATCTGCTCAAAGTTAGCGTACTTGCGCTCGTCCGTCCACTCTGCGGACTCGTCCTGTGGGAACCAGATACAGTCGGGTATCTTCTCGGCAAGGTGGCGTGTGAAGATACCGTAGGTGTTCTTTTCGCGGCTTCCCATGATATCAGTGAGAACAGCGTGGTCGGGTATCTGTAATACTCTTGCAAAGTCGTCCAGCAGCAGCTTTGTACGGGAGAATGTGAATGGCTGGAACACAGCCCATACATGTTTGAAGTTCATTTCCATAGCCGCGTTGAGAGTAGCTTCAAGCTCTGTGGGGTGGTGAGCGTAGTCGTCCACGACGGTTATGCCCTTTTCAAAGCCCAGCTTCTCGAAGCGGCGCTTAGCTCCGCGGAAGTCCTCCAGCCCTTTCTGAATGAACTTGAAGTCCACGCCAACGTAACGTGCAGCAGCAACGGCAGCCAGTGAATTGAGCACGTTGTGTATGCCTGCCACATGGAGAGTTATGGTTCCAAGCTTCTCGCCCTTGTACATAGCGTCATATGTGGTAAGGAGACCGTTCTCGTGCTTTACGTTCTCGGGGTAGTAGTCGCAGGAGCTGTCCCTGCCGAAGGTGATTATCTCCTTGCCTGTGATGCCTTCCAGTGACTTCATGGAGTTTGCGTCAGAGCCGTTGACGATAATGCACTTTGAGGTGTTCTCATTGAATTTATGGAAGGACTTGATGATATTTTCAAGTGTACCGAAGTAGTCAAGGTGATCGGCGTCGATATTGAGAATAACGGATATATCGGGGAAGAATTTAAGGAAGTGATCCTCAAATTCGCAGGACTCGCATACCATTATATCGCTTTTGCCTGCAACGCCGCTTCCGCCTATGCAGGGGAGCTTTCCGCCGATATATGCGGACAGGTCAACGCCTGCGGTAAAGAGTATCTG
Coding sequences:
- a CDS encoding DUF4321 domain-containing protein codes for the protein MKKTLYFLLLLICACVLGGVLGNVASGSFAWLGYSRSFALNLDKFIDTDILVLTFGVSMSISVAQVIFIAIAIYAYIKTAPKVVPDK
- the dut gene encoding dUTP diphosphatase — translated: MKLTFKKLDPKAVIPSRATSGSAGLDLCACLDAPVTIEAGEIKMIPLGITAEPDREDIALLIYPRSGLSSKYGVSLANCVGVVDSDYRGAWFVPLINHGKEPFTVEHGMRIAQLIPTSILMPEIEVSDQLSETERGAGGFGSSGI
- a CDS encoding U32 family peptidase: MNQTEILAPAGSMETLRAALRAGAQAVYIGGKRFSARSSAANFSIEEIDEAAKLCHKYGAKLDLAVNTIISDDEAQDFCEYIKAAAKCGVDAFIVQDWGCAELIRRCVPDAVLHGSTQMSVHTAAGAAMLKGLGYARVVPARELDRETISHICGVGIETEIFVHGALCMSVSGQCYMSAMIGSRSANRGGCGQACRLPFSAVGNKEKAALSLKDLSLLPYARELADMGVDSFKIEGRMKRPEYVASAVHELKAALEGESPDMKLLRGVFSRGGFTDGYFTEKRQDMFGVREKDDVISAHELIPKIHELYRFEGKAYTVDFHAVIKEGQPVVITAVCGGVSASAQGAIPEKALNRPTDCDTLAKQLSKLGDTVFSFGKLTADMDDGLIVPAGKLNELRRTVTEKLTELIIKKNTPKYTISDYVPKLAAAALSEKEKLPLRTYCRTRQQALVAGDMSEFIIVPENIINEEMLGSVDSDKIIIAPPRFMTDEDGLKDRLTQLKTMGISRLYCHTPDCIAIGKELGFKLHGSFTLNVFNSFSAEYLRGLGLEDCIFSVEATLPQISAVRTELPLGAVVYGRLPLMLTRNCPIKNEVGCGKCTKKLIDRTGRELPVVCTKDYAEVLNADKLCMTDRSDELRNISFGVVYLSDETDDEIRAALSGRKPQGTITRGLYYRGIQ
- a CDS encoding cell division protein ZapA, with the translated sequence MLNEVKVIICGKEYKIKTAEAPNYVFALARALETKINEITAASGSSPYAASIMVSLALLDDLNKANQRLDNIRDQTKEYVDEAGRTRIERDAAQKEIEVLKSKIIQLENMVKLKQLSDSI
- a CDS encoding VanZ family protein; this encodes MIEISYLQMFIFITLIWIIVRFIIAIRFKKFSVKRELQMLLVYICLVVIARFVYFPLHFVDGKIGTLTIGFSETPSDMISLIPFFFLFDRYDGWLINIIGNIAMFIPVGIVWPICFRKLDNIKKTVFAGICFIIFIELSQLLCPERHTDIDDIILNTSGVMIGACVIFAIRKATNSDLSQQQ
- the lexA gene encoding transcriptional repressor LexA, giving the protein MLKDKEIAVFNYIKSRLSDGMSPSVREIMDAMGFKSTSTAHRYIETLVREGLIEKTGNLNRTLRLPNSGTTSVPVMGTVTAGQPITAVEDITGYIGFEAPGIDPQELFALKIRGESMIDAGILDGDIVIVKRVNYAENGDIVVAFIDREEATVKRFFKEKGHYRLQPENPTMEPIIVDEVEVLGKVIGLKRYY
- the murC gene encoding UDP-N-acetylmuramate--L-alanine ligase; protein product: MDINILNGKKHIHFIGIGGSGMYPLAQILHSQGYYLTGSDNNETETLDAVRKMGIPVFIGQRAENIEGADLIVHTAAIMADNPELVAARASGVPVLERADLLGIVTSWYDNAICVSGTHGKTSTTSMITQILFTAGVDLSAYIGGKLPCIGGSGVAGKSDIMVCESCEFEDHFLKFFPDISVILNIDADHLDYFGTLENIIKSFHKFNENTSKCIIVNGSDANSMKSLEGITGKEIITFGRDSSCDYYPENVKHENGLLTTYDAMYKGEKLGTITLHVAGIHNVLNSLAAVAAARYVGVDFKFIQKGLEDFRGAKRRFEKLGFEKGITVVDDYAHHPTELEATLNAAMEMNFKHVWAVFQPFTFSRTKLLLDDFARVLQIPDHAVLTDIMGSREKNTYGIFTRHLAEKIPDCIWFPQDESAEWTDERKYANFEQICDYICENAQEGDLVITLGCGDAYKIAKMVLKKLSEEK